Within Lentimicrobium sp. L6, the genomic segment GCAACTGACCATCGGCAATAGCAAAAGCAATAGCTCTAAGATGGTCAGCAATCACACGCATGGCAATATCGTGCTCTTCGTTCTGACCATAATCTTTGCCACACATATTAGCAATTTCTTGCAGTAGTGGCTGAAAGATATCAGTATCGTAATTAGACCTTTTTCCTTGAATAGCCATAGTTAACCGCTCAAATCCCATTCCTGTATCGATATGCTTGGCAGGAAGGTTTTCTAATTGCCCGCTTGCTTTTCTATTGTATTGAATAAATACTAAGTTCCAAATTTCAACAACTTGAGGATGGTCTTCATTCACCAATTTGTCTCCGCTAATTTTAGCTCGTTCTTCGTCGCTTCTCAAGTCAATGTGAATTTCAGAGCAAGGACCACATGGTCCACTATCACCCATTTCCCAGAAATTGTCTTTCTTATTTCCGTTGAGGATTCTTTCTGCGGGAACAAATTTCTTCCAAAATTCTAAAGCTTCAGTATCAAGTTCTGTTCCATCCGCTTCATCACCTTCAAAGACAGTTACATATAATCTGTCTTTATCTAGTTTTAATAGCTCAGTTAATAATTCCCAAGCCCAAGAAATGGCTTCTTCCTTGAAGTAATCACCAAAAGACCAGTTTCCTAACATCTCGAACATGGTATGGTGATAGGTATCATGACCTACTTCTTCCAAATCGTTATGTTTACCCGAAACGCGTAAACACTTTTGTGAGTTGGCAACTCTGGAACTTACGGATTTACCATGGCCCAAGAATACATCCTTAAATTGGTTCATTCCCGCATTAACAAACATTAATGTAGGGTCATTTTTCATCACCATAGGTGAGGAGGGAACAATACTATGTTGTTTTGATTCGAAAAATTCGATAAAATTTCTTCTTATTTCTGCAGCTTTCATTTTTCTAGTTTTTATTCTAAGCTAAAATAGTCCTTGATTTCAAACCAATAATGCTGGCTTTTACTCAATCGGATTTAGCTTGCAAATTTAGTTTATTTCGTTAATTTTGTGCGATAAATGCGAAAAGGATTTTTTAGCTAAAAATGGGGAAGAAATTATACTTTTTTAATCAGCAAACTTTACAATACGAAAAGGTGAAACCGACCATCAAAAATCGTTTGATGCGGTTGCTATCTGTAGTGTTTACTGGAGTTCTGTTTTCGGGAGTTGTAATTCTTATTGCTTATACTTTTTTTAATTCTCCAAAGGAATTGATGCAACAACGTGAAATAGAACAATTCAAGCTTCAAACTAAAATATTGGATGAGAAGTTGGAAATTTTGGAAAAGGTTGCTGATAATTTACAGGATAGAGACGATAATATCTACCGAGTTATTTTTGAAACTGAGCCTGTTGCTAGCGAAATTCGTCAAGCTGGTATAGGAGGAAGTGATAGATACGAAAAACTAAAAGGTTATAAGAATAGTGACTTGCTGATAAATACCACCAAGAAATTGGACAGGTTGAGTAATAGACTTTATGTACAGTCTACCTCCTATGATGAAGTTTTCGATATGGCTAAGAATATGGATCAAATGACAGCCTGTATTCCAGCTATTCAACCTATAAGTGATAAATATAAAAGGAGGATCTCTTCGTTCTATGGCTACCGTATACATCCGATTTACAAGCGTAGGATTTTTCATGATGGTTTAGATTTTTCAGCACCAACCGGAACTGAAATTTATGCTACAGGTGATGGTGTCGTAGAGTCGGCTAGCCGTTCTAGTTATGGTTACGGAAATAAAATTACCATTGATCATGGTTATGGCTATAAGACCGTATATGCTCACATGCACAAGTTTAAGGTTAGAAAAGGACAGAAGGTGAGTAGGGGGCAAGTGATTGGTTCTGTTGGGAATAGTGGTTTGTCAACTAGTCCACATTTACATTATGAAGTTCTTCGCAATGATAGGAAAGTAAATCCTATATATTATTTCTTTAACGATTTAAGCCCTCAAGAATATGAAGAGATTATTAGTTCGGCTAATAGTTCTCTTGGAGGAGGAGCATTATAATTCAATTCTTTTTCTATGGAAATAAAACATCATCAAAAGCTTTATTATAGCATAGGCGAAGTAGCAAAAATGTTCGACGTCAATACCTCGCTCATTCGTTTTTGGGAAAAGGAATTTGAAGTGATCAAGCCCAAAAAGAATAAAAAAGGTAATCGCATGTTCACCCCTAAGGATGTGGACAATTTTCACCTCATCTTTCATCTAGTTAAAGAGAAAGGCTACACTTTAAAAGGGGCTAAAGAAACCCTCATTCTAGAGAATAGAAAAGTAAAAGTAGATACTGAGGTGGAAGTGCTGAAGACCTTGAAAGACACCAAAGCCTTTTTATTAAAGCTCCGCGAACAATTATAAGCTTTAAATCAAATAAGGATTATAAGGTCAGATAATGCTTTAAGCTTTCTTAAATTCTCTTAAATGATTTATATGGTTCAATCTTGTCAAAAATAATTATTTCCCCAATTTCCATTCAATCAAAGGAGA encodes:
- a CDS encoding M23 family metallopeptidase, which gives rise to MGKKLYFFNQQTLQYEKVKPTIKNRLMRLLSVVFTGVLFSGVVILIAYTFFNSPKELMQQREIEQFKLQTKILDEKLEILEKVADNLQDRDDNIYRVIFETEPVASEIRQAGIGGSDRYEKLKGYKNSDLLINTTKKLDRLSNRLYVQSTSYDEVFDMAKNMDQMTACIPAIQPISDKYKRRISSFYGYRIHPIYKRRIFHDGLDFSAPTGTEIYATGDGVVESASRSSYGYGNKITIDHGYGYKTVYAHMHKFKVRKGQKVSRGQVIGSVGNSGLSTSPHLHYEVLRNDRKVNPIYYFFNDLSPQEYEEIISSANSSLGGGAL
- a CDS encoding MerR family transcriptional regulator; translated protein: MEIKHHQKLYYSIGEVAKMFDVNTSLIRFWEKEFEVIKPKKNKKGNRMFTPKDVDNFHLIFHLVKEKGYTLKGAKETLILENRKVKVDTEVEVLKTLKDTKAFLLKLREQL